A single genomic interval of Sceloporus undulatus isolate JIND9_A2432 ecotype Alabama chromosome 2, SceUnd_v1.1, whole genome shotgun sequence harbors:
- the LMBR1L gene encoding protein LMBR1L, which translates to MDAAGEHDGLSAREQLFHERVRECIICALLFASLYMLCYFILTRFKRHTDFTTVDEDAAVNRIALWLCTFTLAVSLGAVLLLPFSIISNEVLLSFPQNYYIQWLNGSLIHGLWNLVFLFSNLSLVFLMPFAYFFTESEGFAGSKKGIMARVYETFVVLLLLTLLVLGMVWVASAILDNNAASRESLYDLWEYYLPYLYSCISLFGVLLLLLCTPFGLSRMFTVTGTLLVKPRLLEDLDEQLNCTGFEEAAISRKINSGKTSCWLNFDMEVLRQQYLAIHAHRITLETRRKASAWQRNLGYPLAMLSLLTLTGISVLVVCFHVLELLLDDAAMPRGIQDAPLGKVSFSVFGSFGAALQVILIFYLMVSSVVGFYSSPLFTKLLPEQHDTAMTKIIGNCVSLLVLSCALPVLSRTLGITRFDLLGDFGRFNWLGNFYIVFLYNMLFAGLTTLCLVKKFTWAVQAELIRAFGLHKLPLPVTRSLQPSKLS; encoded by the exons aTCTGTgccctcctctttgccagcctcTACATGTTGTGCTACTTCATCCTAACCCGCTTCAAAAGGCACACAGATTTCACCACAG TTGATGAAGATGCTGCTGTCAACAGGATCGC GTTGTGGCTGTGCACCTTCACCTTGGCAGTCTCTCTTGGAGCTGTGCTCCTGTTGCCCTTCTCTATCATCAGCAATGAAGTGCTCCTCTCCTTCCCACAAAACTACTACATCCAGTGGCTGAATGGCTCCCTCATCCATG ggCTGTGGAACCTCGTCTTCCTGTTTTCTAACCTCTCCCTAGTCTTCCTCATGCCCTTTGCCTACTTCTTCACGGAGTCTGAAGGTTTTGCAGGATCAAAGAAG GGGATCATGGCCCGTGTATATGAGACATTTGTGGTGCTCCTCTTATTGACATTGTTAGTATTGGGAATGGTCTGGGTTGCCTCTGCCATTTTGGACAACAATGCTGCCAGCAGGGAGTCTCTCTATG ACCTCTGGGAGTACTACCTCCCTTACCTCTACTCGTGCATCTCCCTGTTTGGTGTGCTGCTGCTCTTGT TGTGCACACCCTTCGGCCTATCTCGTATGTTCACAGTCACTGGGACACTGCTGGTAAAGCCCAGG TTACTGGAAGATTTAGATGAGCAACTGAACTGTACAGGGTTTGAAGAGGCTGCCATTTCTCGCAAGATCAACTCTG GGAAAACTTCCTGCTGGCTCAACTTTGATATGGAAGTGCTGAGACAACAATATCTGGCAATTCATGCACACAGAATAACACTGG AAACACGTCGCAAAGCCTCAGCTTGGCAGCGGAACTTGGGCTacccattggccatgctgtcttTGCTGACTCTGACG GGCATctctgttcttgttgtgtgtttcCATGTCTTGGAGCTGCTGTTAGATGATGCTGCAATGCCGAGAGGAATCCAG GATGCACCTCTGGGAAAAGTTTCCTTCTCTGTCTTTGGCTCTTTTGGAGCAGCTTTGCAGGTGATCCTCATATT CTATCTAATGGTTTCCTCTGTTGTGGGGTTCTACAGCTCCCCTTTGTTTACCAAACTGCTACCTGAGCAGCATGATACAGCTATGACTAAG ATCATTGGGAACTGTGTCTCCCTCCTGGTGTTGAGCTGTGCACTCCCTGTTTTGTCTCGTACTTTGG GGATCACAAGGTTTGACCTGTTAGGTGACTTTGGAAGGTTTAACTGGCTGGGCAACTTCTACATTGTCTTTCTCTACAACATGCTCTTTGCTGGCCTCACTACTCTTTGCCTTGTGAAGAAATTCACCTGGGCGGTACAAGCTGAACTTATCAGAGCCTTTG GCCTCCACAAACTGCCTCTACCAGTGACGCGGTCACTCCAGCCGAGCAAGCTCAGCTAG